A single genomic interval of Dethiosulfovibrio salsuginis harbors:
- the kdsA gene encoding 3-deoxy-8-phosphooctulonate synthase, with protein MNAIKTENISIGEGPLTIIAGPCSLESLDLAMETGKGIKQVCDELGLPYIFKASYDKANRTSIHSYRGPGLEKGLEWLSEIKSTLGVPVITDIHETYQAQPVAEVADVLQIPAFLCRQTDLLIAASRTGKILNVKKGQFLSPYDMKSVVTKCHEAGNDKVMLCERGTTMGYGQLVVDMRSLAIMRSMGCPVVFDATHSVQMPGGRGETSGGDRRFVPALARAAVAIGIDGLFLEVHPDPDKALSDGPNMIPLHHLKSVLTEIKALDQLVKSNLGVFDLSWEAREK; from the coding sequence ATGAATGCTATAAAAACGGAGAATATATCCATCGGTGAAGGTCCACTGACCATCATAGCAGGCCCATGTTCACTGGAGAGCCTGGACCTGGCCATGGAGACGGGAAAAGGCATAAAGCAGGTCTGCGACGAACTGGGCTTACCCTACATATTCAAAGCCTCCTACGACAAGGCCAACAGGACCTCCATCCACAGCTACCGTGGCCCGGGGCTGGAAAAGGGCCTTGAGTGGCTTTCGGAGATAAAAAGCACCTTAGGTGTGCCGGTCATAACCGATATCCACGAGACCTATCAGGCCCAGCCTGTGGCGGAGGTCGCCGACGTCCTTCAGATACCGGCGTTCCTCTGCCGTCAGACCGACTTGCTCATCGCCGCCTCTAGAACAGGAAAGATCCTAAACGTCAAAAAGGGGCAGTTTTTGTCTCCCTACGACATGAAATCGGTGGTCACCAAGTGCCACGAGGCTGGCAACGACAAAGTCATGCTCTGCGAGAGGGGAACCACCATGGGATACGGCCAGCTCGTGGTGGACATGAGATCCCTAGCCATAATGAGGTCTATGGGCTGCCCTGTTGTCTTCGACGCCACCCACAGCGTCCAGATGCCCGGCGGAAGGGGAGAGACCTCCGGCGGAGATCGGCGGTTCGTCCCCGCCCTCGCCAGGGCGGCGGTGGCCATAGGGATAGACGGACTGTTCCTTGAGGTCCATCCCGACCCAGATAAGGCCCTGAGCGACGGTCCAAACATGATACCTCTCCATCATCTAAAATCGGTGCTGACCGAAATAAAGGCCCTGGACCAGCTGGTCAAGTCGAACCTTGGGGTGTTTGACCTCTCCTGGGAGGCCCGGGAAAAATGA
- a CDS encoding KpsF/GutQ family sugar-phosphate isomerase — MMSLPSDRDCPVFDDQRLIEIGKKVLMDEAEALQTAASRLGSEIAKAARIVQGCRGRLVVSGLGKSGHVGRKIAATLASLGTPSFFLHSAEAAHGDLGMVRREDVALLISHSGRTTEVVKLIPFFRRLGAPVIALTGDLKSPLATGADVVLNASVEREADPLNLAPTSSTTLQLAIGDALAGVVTEMRCLKREDFALFHPAGSLGRQLLMTVADVMGSGPKLPVVQEKVTVKDALFEITSKNYGATTIVDDDGILKGIFTDGDLRRLIERQGVSCLEETISDVMSVGPRTIAKDSLAVEAVRIMQDVEVSVLIAVEDGRPVGMVHLHELLQAGLS; from the coding sequence ATGATGAGCCTCCCCAGCGACAGGGATTGTCCGGTCTTCGACGATCAAAGGCTTATAGAGATCGGGAAGAAAGTCCTCATGGACGAGGCGGAGGCTCTCCAGACCGCCGCCTCCAGGTTAGGGTCCGAGATAGCCAAAGCCGCCAGAATCGTCCAGGGCTGTAGGGGAAGGCTGGTGGTCTCGGGCCTGGGCAAATCGGGACACGTAGGCAGAAAAATAGCCGCCACCTTGGCTTCTTTGGGAACCCCATCTTTCTTCCTCCACTCCGCCGAGGCCGCCCACGGCGACCTGGGAATGGTAAGGCGGGAGGACGTGGCGTTGCTTATCAGCCACAGCGGCAGGACTACCGAGGTGGTCAAGCTTATCCCCTTCTTTCGCAGGCTGGGAGCCCCTGTCATAGCCCTAACGGGAGACCTAAAGTCCCCTCTCGCCACCGGTGCCGACGTCGTCTTAAACGCATCGGTGGAGAGGGAGGCGGACCCCTTAAACCTGGCCCCCACAAGCAGCACAACGCTACAGCTCGCCATAGGCGACGCCCTAGCGGGAGTTGTCACCGAGATGAGGTGCCTAAAGCGGGAGGACTTTGCCCTGTTCCATCCCGCCGGGAGCCTTGGAAGACAGCTACTCATGACCGTCGCCGACGTCATGGGCTCAGGCCCTAAACTTCCTGTGGTGCAGGAAAAGGTCACCGTCAAAGACGCCCTCTTCGAGATAACCAGCAAAAATTACGGAGCCACGACGATAGTGGACGATGACGGTATTCTGAAGGGCATCTTCACCGACGGAGACCTCAGACGGCTCATAGAGAGGCAGGGGGTATCCTGCCTTGAGGAGACCATCTCCGACGTAATGAGCGTGGGGCCTAGGACAATCGCCAAAGACAGTCTCGCCGTAGAGGCCGTTCGTATAATGCAGGACGTCGAGGTCTCTGTCCTCATAGCGGTGGAGGATGGCCGGCCTGTGGGCATGGTCCACCTTCACGAGCTTTTACAGGCCGGGTTATCCTGA
- a CDS encoding 3-deoxy-D-manno-octulosonic acid transferase encodes MSLSICLYRCAAALAFSAASPWLSRKYSGQGLSERKGLYDRSLIDTLRRRGRPLWVHSVSVGEVQSASPFLRLAKGETKRPLLLSTITATGREMAGRILEGVPDRTIYYPWDSPFIVDRALDSIRPKAYVTVETEIWPSMIWEMKRRGIPSFMVNGRFSEKTLRSMRKIAPFWRDVLSCYSTIMVRSDSDRDGLMSLGVDGGRIEVTGDCKLDGLMERKASMDLSELSWISKGQGPLIVAGSTHQGEDQIVIDAFRKVLNHHPDARLVVVPRHPDRAQDVANVAWDTGPVCLYSCPVSGWRTMVVDKIGVLFGLYSLADAAFVGGSLVPKGGQNIMEPAIWGVPFCQGPYNDDFVQATEELFALGVGTPVADSDSMARAFLDDLDPERKRKVSESCEDYFSGGKEAAKRSWEIVSSCL; translated from the coding sequence ATGTCTCTGTCCATCTGCCTATACCGGTGTGCCGCCGCTCTGGCCTTCTCCGCAGCCTCCCCCTGGCTTAGCCGTAAATACTCGGGCCAGGGTCTTTCGGAGAGAAAGGGCCTTTACGACAGGTCCCTTATCGACACCCTCAGACGCCGTGGAAGACCCCTCTGGGTCCACTCCGTCTCGGTGGGGGAGGTTCAGTCGGCGTCCCCTTTCCTCAGGCTCGCCAAAGGAGAGACCAAAAGGCCTCTCCTCCTCTCCACCATAACCGCAACCGGGAGGGAGATGGCGGGCAGGATCCTGGAGGGAGTGCCAGACCGGACCATCTACTACCCCTGGGACAGCCCCTTTATCGTCGATAGGGCCCTGGACTCCATAAGACCTAAAGCCTACGTCACGGTGGAGACGGAGATATGGCCCTCGATGATCTGGGAGATGAAGAGGCGAGGGATACCGTCCTTCATGGTCAACGGACGTTTCTCCGAAAAGACCCTCCGGTCTATGAGAAAGATAGCCCCCTTCTGGCGGGACGTCCTCTCCTGCTATAGCACCATAATGGTTCGCTCCGACTCCGACAGGGATGGACTCATGTCCCTAGGCGTTGACGGAGGCAGGATAGAGGTCACCGGCGACTGTAAGCTGGACGGCTTGATGGAGCGAAAGGCCTCTATGGACCTCTCGGAACTGAGCTGGATATCTAAGGGCCAGGGGCCTCTCATAGTCGCCGGAAGCACCCATCAGGGGGAGGACCAGATCGTCATAGACGCCTTCAGAAAGGTCCTTAACCACCATCCCGATGCTCGGCTTGTCGTAGTGCCGAGACACCCGGACAGGGCCCAGGACGTGGCAAACGTCGCATGGGACACCGGACCTGTCTGCCTATACAGCTGTCCGGTGTCCGGCTGGCGCACAATGGTAGTGGATAAAATAGGGGTCCTCTTCGGCCTTTACTCCCTGGCGGACGCCGCCTTCGTCGGAGGCAGCCTGGTCCCCAAAGGGGGCCAGAACATAATGGAGCCGGCCATATGGGGCGTACCTTTCTGTCAGGGCCCCTACAACGACGACTTCGTCCAGGCCACAGAGGAACTTTTCGCCCTAGGAGTGGGAACCCCTGTCGCCGACTCGGACTCCATGGCCAGAGCCTTTTTGGACGACCTAGACCCCGAAAGGAAACGGAAGGTGTCGGAGAGCTGCGAGGATTATTTCTCCGGCGGAAAGGAAGCCGCCAAGCGGTCCTGGGAGATAGTATCCTCTTGTCTTTGA
- a CDS encoding DNA-methyltransferase, with protein sequence MGKSWESVYAEGQNSLFQGDSLDWLRTIPDGSVDLVFADPPYNIKKADWDMFESQEEYIDWSMKWIAEASRILGENGTMYVCGFSEILADLKHPSMKYFKSCKWLIWHYKNKANLGRDWGRSHESILHLRKSKKFTMNIDDVRIPYGRHTLKYPSHPQADTSQYGNGGKRKDVWTPHPAGAKPKDVIEVPTTCNGMGEKTAHPTQKPEELLRKIVLASSNPGDVVVDPFSGSGTTLVVAKQLGRRWMGCDISPEYNRWAIERLMKVPKKTVAEWIEQDRSTESRRNSIR encoded by the coding sequence TTGGGGAAATCCTGGGAATCGGTTTACGCCGAAGGGCAGAACTCTCTTTTTCAGGGGGACAGTTTAGATTGGCTTAGAACCATTCCCGATGGATCGGTTGACCTTGTCTTTGCTGATCCCCCCTACAACATAAAAAAAGCGGACTGGGATATGTTTGAGAGCCAGGAAGAGTACATCGATTGGTCCATGAAATGGATAGCCGAAGCCTCTCGAATATTGGGAGAAAACGGGACAATGTACGTCTGCGGTTTTTCCGAGATACTGGCTGATCTAAAACATCCCTCTATGAAATACTTTAAGAGCTGTAAGTGGCTTATCTGGCACTATAAAAACAAAGCAAACTTAGGTAGGGACTGGGGGAGATCTCATGAAAGTATCCTTCATTTGAGAAAGAGCAAAAAATTCACCATGAACATCGACGACGTGAGGATCCCCTACGGTAGACACACCTTAAAGTATCCCTCCCATCCTCAGGCCGATACGAGTCAATACGGCAACGGTGGAAAACGAAAAGACGTTTGGACGCCCCATCCCGCAGGGGCAAAGCCTAAAGACGTTATAGAGGTTCCCACAACCTGTAATGGTATGGGAGAAAAAACGGCTCATCCTACACAAAAACCGGAAGAGCTTCTAAGAAAGATAGTTCTCGCGTCATCTAATCCAGGAGACGTAGTTGTTGATCCCTTCTCCGGTTCTGGAACCACCCTTGTCGTCGCCAAACAGCTTGGGCGAAGGTGGATGGGGTGTGATATCTCCCCAGAATACAACCGTTGGGCTATCGAGCGACTGATGAAAGTGCCTAAAAAGACCGTGGCAGAATGGATAGAGCAGGATAGATCTACGGAAAGCAGAAGGAACTCTATCAGATGA
- the kdsB gene encoding 3-deoxy-manno-octulosonate cytidylyltransferase produces MEIVVVIPARYGSSRLPGKPLCDLGGKPVVQHVYERASKARGVGRTLVATDDERIAQAVRSFDGEVVMTSSDHPNGTCRVAEVVKDIDCDGVINVQGDEPFIDPVLIEQLVTAMEGNPNIPMFSLRYPLEENEWDNPNRVKVVVGKGDMALYFSRYPIPYRRVPGCPVYGHLGIYGYRRGFLDLYSKMDPTPLSESESLEQLRVLEQGYPIMVPLAKGDHAPGIDTQSDLDWARSVIGGNKP; encoded by the coding sequence GTGGAGATAGTCGTAGTCATTCCCGCCAGATACGGCTCCTCCCGACTGCCCGGCAAGCCCCTGTGTGACCTAGGGGGCAAGCCCGTCGTTCAGCACGTATACGAAAGGGCCTCAAAGGCCAGAGGTGTGGGAAGGACTCTGGTTGCAACAGACGACGAGCGGATCGCCCAGGCGGTCCGCTCCTTCGATGGGGAGGTCGTCATGACCTCCAGTGACCACCCTAACGGGACCTGCCGAGTGGCGGAGGTGGTGAAGGACATAGACTGCGACGGCGTGATAAACGTCCAGGGAGACGAGCCCTTTATCGATCCTGTCCTGATAGAGCAGTTGGTAACAGCTATGGAGGGGAATCCAAATATCCCTATGTTCTCCCTCAGATACCCTCTGGAGGAAAACGAATGGGACAACCCCAACAGGGTGAAGGTGGTCGTAGGGAAGGGGGACATGGCCCTCTACTTCAGCCGGTATCCCATCCCCTACCGCCGAGTGCCAGGCTGTCCGGTGTACGGCCATCTGGGGATATACGGCTACCGTCGGGGCTTTCTGGACCTGTACTCCAAGATGGACCCCACTCCCCTTTCGGAGAGCGAGTCGCTGGAGCAGCTCAGGGTACTGGAACAGGGCTACCCCATAATGGTCCCTCTGGCAAAAGGGGACCACGCCCCTGGCATAGACACCCAGTCGGACCTGGACTGGGCCAGATCGGTCATAGGAGGAAACAAACCATGA
- the larC gene encoding nickel pincer cofactor biosynthesis protein LarC produces the protein MKTLYLDCFAGIAGDMFLGAIIDLGLFPVEGFIDAMKGLALDGYSISVEKGIRKGISGTDIKVIEEDHHHHHDEDHHHHHDEDHHHHHHHRHLSDIIAILDRSTLPEEVRSRSALAFRLLAEAEAEVHGTDVESIHFHEVGAIDSIVDVVGGFMALHMAAIDRVCSSPVNVGSGTVKCAHGVMPVPAPATAKLLAGMPIVSQGDPIERTTPTGALMLKVLCDSFGSMPSGTIKATGHGLGDRDTELPNLLRAVIIEEGKVGTPWIPGQASVLEANLDDMNPQDLPIAMDHLFQAGAWDVFFTSIIMKKNRPGIRITCVGPVDLEEKLAETILRHTTSIGVRCRIESRYTLRREEKTELTSLGPVRVKSSFWGKELFQRTLEHDDLKDLSERHNIPLTELRDILTSELGGLDNEYRHDR, from the coding sequence ATGAAAACCCTGTATCTCGACTGTTTCGCCGGAATAGCGGGAGATATGTTTCTGGGAGCCATAATAGACCTAGGGCTCTTCCCCGTTGAGGGCTTTATCGACGCCATGAAGGGCCTAGCCCTGGACGGATACTCTATATCCGTCGAAAAAGGCATCAGGAAGGGCATTTCCGGCACGGACATCAAGGTGATCGAGGAAGATCACCACCACCACCACGACGAAGATCACCACCATCACCACGACGAAGATCACCACCATCACCACCACCATCGTCATCTGTCGGACATAATCGCCATATTGGACCGCTCTACCCTGCCGGAGGAGGTAAGGTCCCGCTCGGCACTGGCCTTCAGGCTCCTGGCGGAAGCTGAGGCGGAGGTCCACGGCACCGACGTCGAATCGATCCACTTTCACGAGGTCGGAGCCATAGACTCTATCGTCGACGTGGTAGGTGGCTTTATGGCTTTACACATGGCGGCCATAGACAGGGTATGCTCCTCTCCGGTCAACGTAGGGTCGGGCACCGTCAAATGCGCCCACGGAGTTATGCCCGTCCCCGCCCCTGCCACAGCGAAGCTTCTTGCCGGAATGCCTATAGTATCTCAGGGAGATCCCATCGAGAGGACCACTCCCACCGGTGCCCTGATGCTGAAGGTCCTCTGCGACTCCTTCGGCTCCATGCCCTCTGGGACGATAAAGGCAACAGGCCACGGCCTCGGCGACAGAGACACCGAACTTCCCAACCTGCTGAGGGCCGTAATAATCGAAGAGGGCAAAGTAGGTACCCCCTGGATACCGGGCCAGGCTTCCGTTTTAGAGGCCAACCTAGACGACATGAACCCCCAGGACCTTCCTATAGCCATGGATCACCTCTTTCAGGCCGGGGCCTGGGACGTATTCTTCACCTCGATCATCATGAAGAAAAATCGACCGGGAATCAGGATAACCTGCGTTGGCCCGGTGGATCTGGAGGAAAAACTGGCGGAGACGATCCTCAGACACACAACCTCAATAGGGGTCCGTTGCAGGATAGAGAGCCGCTACACCCTGAGAAGGGAGGAAAAAACCGAGCTGACCTCCCTTGGGCCGGTCAGGGTGAAAAGCTCTTTCTGGGGAAAAGAGCTTTTCCAGAGAACTTTAGAGCATGATGACTTGAAAGACCTGTCGGAAAGACATAACATACCCTTGACGGAGCTTAGAGATATTCTGACGTCAGAATTAGGGGGCTTGGATAATGAATACCGACATGACCGATAA
- a CDS encoding ELM1/GtrOC1 family putative glycosyltransferase — MNTDMTDKIALVVILSDGIRGHLFQSRGIAHWIEALCGAKVIELEVPLYRGWKRAWILKAMGKVLARGDRLTARHWLDWTGDEGQTILDSYRLAMDGLNVDGGRTMVISTGSSAAPFCLALARIMGGKSCTVMTPSVIGTDPFDYAVVPSHDGEPERALITLGAPNSVTEEKIEVGAKELFSLYPPKGEGEKWGLLIGGDDQNYQIDPYWADMTIGVMLRIAEEKEVSLYITTSRRTCPETEAKIKEVCKGSEKVSMVLLASEDDFNPVPGILGGCQRVFCTEDSVSMISEAATSGTRTYLLRVGRKKGWRKALQDITVKLVEWKALKEKHLWGAPRFDMMIDRFKERGLLTEMPSDVMAWRPMLDRPAGLSIDFNEAQRAARWILENWR, encoded by the coding sequence ATGAATACCGACATGACCGATAAAATTGCGCTTGTGGTGATCCTCTCCGACGGGATAAGGGGGCATCTTTTCCAGAGCAGAGGCATAGCCCATTGGATAGAGGCCCTTTGCGGTGCAAAGGTGATAGAGTTGGAAGTCCCCCTATACAGGGGCTGGAAAAGGGCCTGGATACTCAAGGCCATGGGGAAGGTGCTGGCCCGGGGAGACCGGCTGACCGCCAGACACTGGCTTGACTGGACCGGAGACGAGGGGCAGACGATCCTGGACTCCTACCGCCTTGCGATGGACGGCTTAAACGTGGATGGCGGGAGGACCATGGTCATATCTACCGGAAGCTCCGCCGCCCCCTTCTGCCTCGCTCTGGCGAGGATCATGGGAGGTAAAAGCTGCACCGTAATGACACCGTCTGTAATAGGGACCGATCCCTTCGACTACGCAGTGGTTCCCTCTCACGACGGAGAGCCCGAGAGGGCCCTAATAACTCTGGGAGCTCCTAACTCGGTGACAGAGGAAAAAATAGAGGTGGGGGCTAAGGAGCTATTCTCCCTATACCCTCCGAAAGGAGAGGGGGAAAAGTGGGGCCTCCTCATAGGCGGAGACGACCAGAACTATCAGATCGATCCATACTGGGCGGACATGACCATCGGGGTGATGCTCCGTATAGCCGAGGAGAAAGAGGTATCCCTTTACATAACCACCTCTCGCAGGACCTGCCCCGAGACCGAGGCCAAGATCAAAGAGGTCTGTAAGGGAAGCGAAAAGGTCTCTATGGTCCTGCTGGCCTCGGAGGACGATTTTAACCCCGTTCCCGGGATTCTCGGAGGTTGTCAGAGGGTCTTCTGTACAGAGGATTCTGTTTCCATGATATCCGAAGCGGCCACCTCAGGAACCAGAACCTACCTCCTGAGGGTCGGCAGAAAAAAAGGCTGGAGAAAAGCCCTTCAGGACATAACCGTCAAACTGGTCGAATGGAAGGCCCTGAAGGAAAAACACCTCTGGGGAGCCCCCAGATTCGATATGATGATAGATCGATTCAAAGAAAGGGGACTTCTCACCGAGATGCCCTCGGACGTCATGGCCTGGCGTCCTATGTTGGACAGGCCTGCCGGACTCTCCATAGATTTCAACGAGGCCCAGAGGGCAGCTAGGTGGATATTGGAGAACTGGAGATGA